One Acutalibacter muris DNA window includes the following coding sequences:
- the ruvA gene encoding Holliday junction branch migration protein RuvA produces the protein MFYSLTGTVSHTEPGVAVIDVGGVAFKCLTSMGTLRALPRTGGKATLYTYLNVREDALDLYGFYTQQELNCYKLLTAISGVGPKAALAILSEMAPEDVALAAAAGDAKRFTKANGVGAKLAQRIVLELKDKVKGLSFAGTDLSGIEPGGPSAAGNAAQAAEALVTLGYTPSEAAAAVGRLDSSLPAEELIRLALKGFGSR, from the coding sequence ATGTTCTATAGCCTTACAGGGACCGTGAGCCACACCGAGCCGGGAGTGGCCGTCATCGACGTGGGGGGCGTGGCCTTCAAGTGCCTTACCTCCATGGGCACACTTCGGGCTTTGCCCCGCACCGGGGGCAAGGCTACGCTCTATACCTACTTAAACGTGCGGGAGGACGCGCTGGACCTCTACGGCTTCTATACCCAGCAGGAGCTGAACTGCTATAAGCTCTTAACGGCCATAAGCGGCGTGGGCCCTAAGGCGGCCCTTGCCATACTCTCGGAGATGGCCCCCGAGGATGTGGCCCTTGCCGCAGCCGCCGGGGACGCCAAGCGCTTTACAAAGGCCAACGGCGTTGGGGCAAAATTGGCCCAGCGGATAGTGCTGGAATTGAAGGACAAGGTAAAGGGTTTGAGCTTTGCGGGCACGGACCTCTCCGGCATAGAGCCCGGCGGGCCCTCGGCGGCAGGCAACGCCGCCCAGGCCGCGGAGGCCCTGGTTACCCTGGGCTACACGCCCTCAGAGGCCGCGGCGGCGGTGGGACGCTTGGACAGCTCGCTGCCCGCAGAGGAGCTTATCAGACTGGCGCTGAAGGGGTTTGGGAGCAGGTAA
- the ruvC gene encoding crossover junction endodeoxyribonuclease RuvC has translation MRILGIDPGYAIVGYGVINAARGRYETVEYGAVTTKAGEDFGLRLLEIYEGMTELIETLRPQAAAVEKLYFLNNKTTGIGVAEARGIILLTLSQAGVPLFEYTPMQVKQAVTGYGKAQKHQVQEMTAKLLNLPDTPKPDDAADALALAICHGQAAGSNVRRRLIKINGGISNVL, from the coding sequence ATGCGCATATTAGGCATCGACCCCGGCTATGCCATTGTGGGCTATGGGGTCATAAACGCGGCCCGGGGCCGGTACGAGACGGTGGAGTACGGTGCGGTCACCACAAAGGCCGGGGAGGACTTCGGTCTGCGGCTTCTGGAGATATACGAGGGCATGACGGAGCTTATAGAGACCCTTCGGCCCCAGGCGGCGGCGGTGGAAAAGCTGTACTTTCTCAACAATAAGACCACCGGCATAGGGGTGGCCGAGGCAAGGGGAATAATACTCCTGACCCTGTCCCAGGCGGGGGTGCCCCTATTCGAGTATACCCCCATGCAGGTGAAGCAGGCGGTCACCGGCTATGGCAAGGCACAGAAGCACCAGGTCCAGGAGATGACGGCGAAGCTTCTGAACCTTCCCGACACACCGAAGCCCGACGACGCGGCGGACGCTTTGGCGCTGGCCATCTGCCACGGGCAGGCGGCTGGGTCCAACGTGCGCAGGAGGCTTATAAAGATAAACGGAGGGATAAGCAATGTTCTATAG
- a CDS encoding PepSY1/2 domain-containing protein codes for MKTRAKVRLITFALALPVLLGGFWLDAQLSLRSARTQLEYVYLRALGDLTDYVSGMGDTLHKSMYAGSPATRSALSAQLLEQAGGAKSAMAALPFSGEKSDRFNRFLSQAGDYAMALSRKTFSGAQPDSADLENLKMLREYAGKLTEALTGLQARLTAEGDSLVQNVHLLNNLDEIDNLAVLDNDFDEVSEEFSTFPALLYDGPFSDHISRREPLSLAGSEGVTPEQARAEAAKFLNCSEDSLGFTGEGGGNLPVYSFTTEDSIVNITRQGGRPVYFKKAGGVSAAKFTIDQARRAAEEYLSGLGYDPMELSYFLINDNMAGFNFHGSLKTVDGQTVICYPDLMKVTVELEQGGTIEFDATGYVMNNHTRSVPAPKVSLDEVKNAVNPLLRVESGRMAIVPTPGLEELLCWELHCTAADGQEVLSYVNAETGLEEQLYILQKDEHGTLAN; via the coding sequence ATGAAGACCCGCGCAAAAGTCCGTCTGATAACCTTCGCCCTTGCCCTGCCGGTGCTGCTGGGGGGCTTCTGGCTGGACGCTCAGCTCTCGCTCCGCTCGGCCCGGACACAGCTGGAGTACGTGTACCTTCGGGCCCTGGGGGACCTTACGGACTATGTGTCCGGCATGGGCGACACCCTCCATAAATCTATGTATGCCGGCTCCCCCGCCACCCGCAGTGCCCTGTCGGCACAGCTTCTGGAGCAGGCCGGCGGGGCCAAGTCCGCCATGGCGGCTCTGCCCTTCTCGGGGGAGAAGTCCGACCGTTTCAACCGTTTCCTGTCCCAGGCCGGGGACTATGCCATGGCCCTCTCCCGCAAGACCTTCTCCGGGGCTCAGCCGGACAGCGCTGACCTTGAGAACCTTAAAATGCTGCGGGAATACGCCGGCAAGCTCACCGAGGCCCTTACAGGGCTCCAGGCCCGGCTCACCGCCGAAGGGGACAGCCTCGTGCAGAACGTCCACCTGCTGAACAACCTGGACGAGATAGATAACCTTGCCGTGCTGGACAACGACTTCGATGAGGTTTCCGAGGAGTTCTCCACCTTTCCGGCCCTGTTGTACGACGGCCCCTTCTCCGACCATATCAGCCGCCGGGAGCCCCTGTCCCTCGCGGGCTCAGAGGGCGTTACCCCGGAACAGGCGCGTGCCGAGGCAGCGAAGTTTTTAAATTGTTCCGAGGACTCTCTAGGCTTCACCGGCGAGGGCGGCGGGAACCTGCCGGTGTACTCCTTTACCACAGAGGACTCCATAGTGAATATTACCCGCCAGGGCGGCCGGCCCGTGTACTTTAAAAAGGCCGGGGGCGTCTCCGCCGCCAAGTTCACTATTGACCAGGCCCGCCGGGCGGCGGAGGAATACCTCTCCGGGCTGGGCTACGACCCCATGGAACTGAGCTACTTTCTTATAAACGACAATATGGCAGGCTTCAACTTTCACGGCTCCCTCAAGACTGTGGACGGCCAGACGGTGATTTGCTACCCGGACCTTATGAAGGTCACCGTGGAGCTGGAGCAGGGCGGGACCATAGAGTTCGACGCTACAGGTTATGTGATGAATAACCACACCCGCAGCGTTCCCGCGCCCAAGGTCTCCCTTGACGAAGTTAAAAACGCCGTCAACCCCCTGCTCCGTGTGGAGAGCGGGCGGATGGCCATAGTGCCTACGCCGGGACTTGAGGAGCTGCTCTGCTGGGAGCTCCACTGTACCGCCGCCGACGGACAGGAGGTTTTGAGCTATGTGAACGCTGAGACTGGCCTGGAAGAGCAGCTCTATATTCTACAAAAGGACGAACATGGCACTTTAGCAAATTAG
- a CDS encoding DNA gyrase/topoisomerase IV subunit A produces MPRKEKKPPKKTGKAQGYIAGAGEIVEQDVGDTLRKNYMPYAMSVILSRALPEIDGLKPSQRKLLYTMYKMGLLTGARTKSANIVGQTMKLNPHGDAAIYDTMVRLSRGYEALLHPYVDSKGNFGKAYSRDMAWAAPRYTEAKLDGICKEFFNDIDRDTVDFADNYDSTMKEPLLLPASFPTILTNPSTGIAVGMACNICSFNLAEVCRTTIALMRDPETDLFETLLAPDFPGGGQLIFDRAQMERIYGTGRGSFRVRSKWGYDKSANCIDVTQIPPSTNVEVIVEKIIELAKGSKLKEVADVRDETDLTGMKITIDLKRGVDPEKLMQKLFKLTTLEDSFACNFNVLVAGVPRVMGVRELLEEWTAFRIECVRRRTYFDLTKKQEKLHLLKGLAAILLDIDKAIKIVRETDEEAEVVPNLMIGFGIDEVQAEFVAEIRLRHLNREYILKRTEETGQLEKDIKELEGILGSKAKIQNVIIKELEAVIKTYGQPRKTILLYAGEIEEAVITEEVPDYPVNLFFTREGYFKKITPQSLRMSGEQKLKEGDELSQQLEGQNVGELLFFSDKCQVYKARAFDFDDSKASVLGDYIPAKLQMDEGERAVYMAYTTDFSGYMFFVFENGKAAKVDMSAYQTKTNRKKLISAYSDKSPVVAVIQLPEDGLVLLTASTGKLLLFHTGQIASKTTKNTQGVQAMNLKKGQRVISAQPYQEGSLKNEGRYKKKLPAAGSLPSEEEAGEQMKL; encoded by the coding sequence ATGCCAAGAAAAGAGAAAAAGCCCCCCAAGAAGACCGGCAAGGCCCAGGGCTATATTGCCGGGGCGGGGGAGATAGTGGAGCAGGACGTGGGGGACACCCTCAGAAAGAACTATATGCCCTACGCCATGAGCGTCATTTTGAGCCGGGCCCTGCCGGAGATAGACGGGTTAAAGCCCTCACAGCGAAAGCTCCTCTATACCATGTACAAGATGGGGCTTTTGACCGGGGCGCGGACGAAAAGCGCCAATATCGTGGGCCAGACCATGAAGCTGAATCCCCACGGGGACGCGGCCATATACGACACCATGGTACGCCTTTCCCGGGGCTATGAGGCCCTTTTGCACCCGTATGTGGACAGCAAGGGCAACTTCGGCAAGGCGTACTCAAGGGACATGGCCTGGGCCGCGCCCAGGTATACCGAGGCGAAGCTGGACGGTATCTGCAAGGAGTTCTTCAATGACATCGACCGGGACACGGTGGACTTCGCGGACAACTACGACAGCACCATGAAGGAGCCCCTGCTGCTGCCCGCCAGCTTTCCCACCATCCTCACGAACCCCAGCACCGGCATCGCCGTGGGCATGGCCTGCAATATCTGCTCCTTTAATTTAGCGGAGGTATGCCGGACCACCATAGCCCTTATGCGGGACCCGGAGACAGACCTGTTCGAGACCCTTCTGGCCCCGGATTTCCCCGGGGGCGGCCAGCTTATCTTCGATAGGGCCCAGATGGAGAGGATATACGGCACCGGCCGGGGGAGCTTTCGGGTGCGCAGCAAGTGGGGGTATGACAAGAGCGCCAACTGCATAGACGTGACCCAGATACCGCCCTCCACCAATGTGGAGGTGATTGTGGAGAAGATAATCGAGCTTGCAAAGGGCAGCAAGCTAAAGGAGGTGGCGGACGTCCGGGACGAGACAGACTTGACCGGCATGAAGATAACCATCGATCTCAAGCGCGGCGTGGACCCGGAAAAGCTCATGCAGAAGCTCTTTAAGCTGACCACCCTTGAGGACAGCTTTGCCTGCAACTTCAATGTGCTGGTGGCCGGGGTGCCCAGGGTCATGGGCGTGCGGGAGCTTCTGGAGGAGTGGACGGCCTTCCGCATAGAGTGCGTCAGAAGGCGCACGTACTTCGACCTTACGAAGAAGCAGGAGAAGCTGCACCTTCTCAAGGGCCTTGCGGCAATACTCCTTGACATCGACAAGGCCATTAAAATTGTCCGGGAGACCGACGAGGAGGCCGAGGTAGTCCCCAACCTGATGATAGGCTTCGGCATAGACGAGGTCCAGGCGGAGTTTGTGGCGGAGATACGCCTTAGGCACCTGAACCGGGAGTATATTTTAAAGCGCACCGAGGAGACCGGGCAGCTTGAGAAGGACATCAAGGAGCTTGAGGGTATACTGGGCTCCAAGGCAAAGATACAGAACGTCATCATAAAGGAGCTGGAGGCCGTCATAAAAACCTACGGCCAGCCCCGCAAGACCATCCTGCTCTATGCCGGAGAGATAGAGGAGGCCGTTATCACCGAGGAGGTCCCGGATTATCCCGTCAACCTGTTCTTCACTAGGGAGGGCTACTTCAAGAAGATAACCCCCCAGTCCCTCAGAATGAGCGGCGAGCAGAAGCTGAAGGAGGGGGACGAGCTCAGCCAGCAGCTGGAGGGCCAGAACGTGGGGGAGCTCCTGTTCTTCTCGGACAAATGCCAGGTGTATAAGGCCCGGGCCTTTGACTTTGACGACAGCAAGGCCAGCGTCCTGGGGGACTATATCCCAGCGAAGCTCCAGATGGACGAGGGGGAGCGGGCCGTTTACATGGCCTATACCACGGACTTTTCGGGGTATATGTTCTTTGTGTTCGAGAACGGCAAGGCGGCGAAGGTGGATATGAGCGCGTACCAGACCAAGACCAACCGCAAGAAGCTCATAAGCGCCTACAGCGACAAGTCGCCGGTAGTGGCTGTGATACAGCTGCCGGAGGACGGCCTGGTGCTGCTGACCGCCAGCACAGGAAAGCTCCTGCTGTTTCATACCGGGCAGATAGCCAGTAAGACCACCAAGAACACCCAGGGGGTCCAGGCCATGAACCTGAAGAAGGGCCAGCGGGTGATATCGGCGCAGCCCTATCAGGAGGGGTCCTTGAAGAACGAGGGACGGTACAAAAAGAAGCTCCCGGCGGCCGGGTCCCTCCCCAGCGAGGAGGAGGCCGGGGAGCAGATGAAGCTCTAA
- a CDS encoding NUDIX hydrolase N-terminal domain-containing protein, giving the protein MDKNEKWLQWAVKLQSIAQAGLYYGKDKFDLERYEQIRDIAAEMISYKSEIPVEKVKDLFCNEIGYQTPKLDTRAAVFKEDRILLVRESDGRWSLPGGWVDAGLSVKENAEKEVLEEAGLTVAARRIIAVQDRDKHNLPVYAYKVCKVFVECEYLSGEFAPNLETIASGYFGMDELPELATEKNNEEQVRMCFGARGVEHWETVFD; this is encoded by the coding sequence ATGGACAAAAACGAAAAATGGCTCCAGTGGGCCGTAAAGCTCCAGAGCATCGCTCAGGCGGGGCTGTATTACGGCAAAGACAAGTTCGATCTGGAGCGGTACGAACAGATAAGGGACATTGCCGCCGAGATGATAAGCTATAAGTCGGAGATACCGGTGGAGAAGGTGAAGGACCTTTTCTGCAATGAGATAGGCTATCAGACCCCCAAGCTGGACACCCGGGCGGCTGTCTTTAAGGAGGACAGGATACTCCTGGTCCGGGAGAGCGATGGGCGCTGGTCCCTGCCCGGGGGCTGGGTGGACGCGGGGCTGTCCGTCAAGGAGAATGCTGAGAAGGAGGTCCTGGAGGAGGCGGGGCTTACGGTCGCCGCCCGCAGGATAATCGCAGTGCAGGACAGAGACAAGCATAACCTGCCGGTGTATGCCTATAAGGTGTGCAAGGTGTTCGTGGAGTGCGAATATCTGAGCGGGGAGTTTGCGCCAAACCTTGAGACCATAGCCAGCGGGTACTTTGGCATGGACGAGCTGCCGGAGCTTGCCACCGAGAAGAACAACGAAGAGCAGGTGCGTATGTGCTTTGGGGCCCGGGGCGTGGAGCACTGGGAGACGGTGTTTGACTAG
- a CDS encoding DNA gyrase/topoisomerase IV subunit B, producing the protein MPKKPVYDNESIQSLKGADRVRLRPAVIFGSDGIDGCQHSVFEILSNSIDEARQGYGSEITVTRYLDKSVRVEDHGRGCPVDYNRKEERYNWELVFCELYAGGKYNNDSGENYEYSLGLNGLGLCSTQYASEFMDVQVRRDGYKYTLHFEHGENVGGLGKEPYKKKDTGSVFHWKPDLQVFTDIDISAEYYMDVLKRQAVVNAGVTFHFLNETEPGRFEQTDFCYENGILDHARELAGEDSLTAVQLWQSEKRVKDRADMPEYNCRINVAAAFSNRVHVAEYYHNSSWLEHGGAPDKAVRSAFVGQIDAYLKQNSRYTKGEGKITFQDVEDCLVIVISSFSTQTSYENQTKKAITNKGIQEAMTEMLRHSLEVYFIENPMDADKIAGQVLINKRSREDAEKTRLNLKTKLTGKMDMANRVQKFVDCRSKDVNERELFIVEGDSALGSVKQARDAGFQAVMPIRGKILNCLKADYDRIFKSEIITDLIRVLGCGVQVKTRANKNLGVFDINNLRWSKVIFCTDADVDGFQIRVLLLTMVYRLAPALIEEGKVYIAESPLYEITSKEETYFAYNEQEKAEFLKKLEGKKYTIQRSKGLGENEPEMMSLTTMDPKTRRLIKVNPGDAEEAARMFEIMQGNDLDGRKEYIAEHGNEYTEELDVS; encoded by the coding sequence ATGCCAAAAAAACCGGTATACGACAACGAAAGCATCCAGAGCCTGAAGGGCGCGGACAGGGTGAGGCTGCGGCCGGCAGTGATATTCGGCTCTGACGGCATAGACGGATGCCAGCACTCGGTGTTCGAGATACTGTCAAACTCCATCGACGAGGCGCGGCAGGGCTACGGCAGCGAGATAACCGTCACCAGATATCTTGACAAGTCCGTGCGGGTGGAGGACCACGGGCGGGGGTGCCCGGTGGACTATAACAGGAAGGAGGAGCGGTATAACTGGGAGCTGGTGTTCTGCGAGCTGTACGCCGGGGGAAAGTACAATAATGACTCCGGGGAGAACTATGAGTATTCCCTGGGGCTCAACGGCCTGGGCCTGTGCTCCACCCAATACGCGTCGGAGTTTATGGACGTACAGGTGCGCCGGGACGGGTATAAGTACACCCTTCACTTTGAACACGGCGAAAACGTAGGTGGGCTCGGGAAGGAGCCGTATAAGAAGAAGGACACCGGCTCCGTTTTCCACTGGAAACCCGATTTGCAGGTGTTCACGGACATAGACATCAGCGCGGAGTATTATATGGACGTGCTCAAGCGGCAGGCGGTGGTGAACGCCGGGGTCACCTTCCATTTTTTGAATGAGACCGAACCCGGGAGGTTTGAGCAGACCGACTTCTGCTATGAGAACGGCATACTGGACCACGCAAGGGAGCTTGCCGGTGAGGACAGCCTTACCGCCGTGCAGCTCTGGCAGAGCGAGAAGCGGGTTAAGGACCGGGCGGATATGCCGGAGTATAACTGTCGGATAAATGTGGCGGCGGCCTTCTCCAACCGGGTGCACGTGGCGGAATACTACCACAACTCCAGCTGGCTGGAGCACGGCGGCGCGCCGGATAAGGCCGTCAGGAGCGCGTTCGTGGGGCAGATAGACGCGTATTTAAAGCAGAACAGCCGCTACACCAAGGGCGAGGGGAAGATAACCTTCCAGGACGTGGAGGACTGCCTGGTGATAGTCATTTCCTCCTTCTCCACTCAGACCTCCTATGAGAACCAGACCAAGAAGGCCATCACCAACAAGGGCATCCAGGAGGCCATGACCGAGATGCTCCGGCACAGCCTTGAGGTCTACTTCATTGAGAATCCCATGGACGCGGACAAGATAGCCGGGCAGGTGCTGATAAACAAGCGCAGCCGGGAGGACGCGGAGAAGACGCGTCTCAACCTAAAGACCAAGCTTACCGGCAAGATGGACATGGCCAATAGGGTCCAGAAGTTCGTGGACTGCCGCAGTAAGGACGTGAACGAGCGGGAGCTGTTTATCGTGGAGGGCGACTCGGCCCTGGGCTCGGTGAAGCAGGCAAGGGACGCGGGATTCCAGGCGGTGATGCCCATAAGGGGCAAGATTCTGAACTGCCTAAAGGCGGACTATGACAGGATATTCAAAAGCGAGATAATCACCGACCTTATCAGAGTCCTGGGCTGCGGGGTGCAGGTGAAGACCAGGGCCAACAAGAATCTGGGGGTCTTCGACATCAACAACCTGCGCTGGAGCAAGGTGATCTTCTGCACCGACGCGGACGTGGACGGTTTCCAGATAAGGGTGCTGCTGCTGACCATGGTCTACAGGCTGGCCCCGGCCCTTATCGAGGAGGGAAAGGTGTATATCGCGGAGAGCCCGCTGTATGAGATAACCTCCAAGGAGGAGACGTATTTTGCCTATAACGAGCAGGAGAAAGCCGAGTTTTTGAAGAAGCTGGAGGGGAAAAAGTACACCATACAGCGCTCAAAGGGCCTTGGCGAGAACGAGCCGGAGATGATGAGCCTGACCACCATGGACCCCAAAACCCGGCGGCTGATAAAGGTGAATCCCGGGGACGCGGAGGAGGCCGCCAGGATGTTCGAGATAATGCAGGGCAACGACCTGGACGGGCGCAAGGAGTATATCGCGGAGCATGGGAACGAGTATACGGAAGAACTGGATGTGAGCTGA
- the ftsH gene encoding ATP-dependent zinc metalloprotease FtsH, which yields MDGNNGKKLRNLLLYIGIPVVVLFIIIFLFSNRSPQGATYKYSDILDFFETGRVTEYSLNLGTGEMVLKLDDSNNTAVGFVMPSVDLFYRDAGEYIDKYNEEHPDKKMVQDVTRPAETSWLISLLPTLILFGGLIFFWIFMMRHLGGAAGGDKQMNFGKAKIKQLTDEKRKTTFADVAGADEEKEELREIVEFLRNPGRYNSLGARIPKGVLLVGPPGTGKTLLARAVAGEAGVPFFSISGSDFVEMFVGVGASRVRDLFDKAKKNHPCIIFIDEIDAVGRQRGAGLGGGHDEREQTLNQLLVEMDGFGANEGVIMIAATNRPDILDPALMRPGRFDRQVTVGYPDIKGREEILRVHAKGKPLAPDVELSTIAKSSAGFTGADLENLLNEAALLAARKNLKAITMVEIEEATIKVVVGTEKKSRVMSDKEKKLTAYHEAGHAITSFYCKTQDPVHQISIIPRGMAGGYTMHLPTEDRSYRSRNEMREELVVLLGGRVAEALVLDDISTGASNDIERATKIARAMVTKYGMSEKLGPITYGTDDSNPFLGKEMGHISNYSEQTASEIDEEIQAIMSTAYERTREILEEHMEELHRLAGVLYEREKLDESEFREVMGGELLPKPETLPALEAVGTEPEPKAELPEEAGEMPEESGAKREEVQES from the coding sequence TTGGACGGCAACAATGGCAAGAAGCTTCGGAACCTGCTGCTTTATATCGGAATACCGGTGGTGGTGCTGTTTATCATCATCTTCCTTTTCAGCAACAGGTCGCCCCAGGGCGCGACGTATAAGTATTCGGACATACTGGACTTTTTCGAGACCGGGCGGGTGACGGAGTATTCACTGAACCTGGGCACCGGCGAGATGGTGCTGAAGCTGGACGACAGCAACAACACCGCCGTGGGCTTTGTGATGCCCAGCGTGGACCTGTTTTACCGGGACGCGGGGGAGTATATAGACAAGTATAACGAAGAGCACCCGGACAAGAAGATGGTCCAGGACGTGACCCGTCCGGCGGAGACCAGCTGGCTTATAAGCCTGCTGCCCACGCTTATACTTTTCGGCGGGCTTATCTTCTTCTGGATATTTATGATGCGCCATTTGGGCGGGGCCGCCGGGGGCGACAAGCAGATGAACTTCGGCAAGGCGAAGATAAAGCAGCTGACCGACGAGAAGCGCAAGACCACCTTTGCGGATGTGGCCGGGGCCGACGAGGAAAAGGAGGAGCTTCGGGAGATAGTGGAGTTTTTAAGGAACCCCGGGCGCTATAACTCCCTTGGGGCCAGGATACCAAAGGGTGTGCTGCTGGTGGGCCCTCCCGGCACAGGCAAGACGCTTCTTGCAAGGGCCGTGGCCGGGGAGGCGGGGGTGCCCTTCTTCTCCATATCCGGCTCCGACTTTGTGGAGATGTTCGTGGGCGTGGGTGCTTCGCGCGTGCGGGATTTGTTTGACAAGGCCAAGAAGAACCACCCCTGCATAATCTTCATCGACGAGATAGACGCGGTGGGCCGCCAGCGCGGCGCGGGCCTCGGCGGCGGGCATGACGAACGAGAGCAGACCTTAAACCAGCTGTTAGTTGAGATGGACGGCTTCGGGGCCAACGAGGGCGTTATCATGATAGCGGCCACCAACCGGCCTGACATCCTGGACCCGGCCTTAATGCGCCCCGGGCGCTTTGACCGGCAGGTGACGGTGGGCTATCCCGACATAAAGGGCCGGGAGGAGATACTGCGGGTCCACGCCAAGGGCAAGCCTTTGGCCCCGGACGTGGAGCTGTCCACCATCGCCAAGTCCTCGGCGGGCTTTACCGGGGCTGATTTGGAGAACCTGCTGAATGAGGCGGCGCTGCTGGCGGCCAGGAAGAACCTCAAGGCCATCACCATGGTGGAGATAGAAGAAGCCACCATCAAGGTGGTGGTGGGCACGGAGAAGAAGAGCCGGGTTATGAGCGACAAGGAGAAGAAGCTGACGGCCTATCACGAGGCGGGCCACGCCATCACCAGCTTCTACTGCAAGACCCAGGACCCGGTGCACCAGATATCCATTATACCCCGGGGCATGGCCGGGGGCTATACCATGCACCTGCCCACGGAGGACCGCTCCTATAGGTCCCGCAACGAGATGCGGGAGGAGCTGGTGGTGCTCCTTGGCGGGCGGGTGGCCGAGGCGCTGGTGCTGGACGACATCTCCACCGGGGCCAGCAACGATATCGAGCGGGCCACGAAGATAGCGAGGGCCATGGTCACAAAGTACGGCATGAGCGAGAAGCTGGGGCCGATAACTTACGGCACGGACGACTCCAACCCCTTCCTTGGCAAGGAGATGGGGCATATCAGTAACTACTCCGAGCAGACCGCCTCTGAGATAGACGAGGAGATACAGGCCATCATGTCCACGGCCTATGAGCGGACCAGGGAGATACTGGAGGAGCATATGGAGGAGCTGCATAGGCTGGCCGGGGTGCTGTATGAGCGGGAGAAGCTGGACGAGAGCGAATTCCGCGAGGTTATGGGCGGAGAGCTGCTGCCCAAGCCCGAGACCCTGCCGGCGCTGGAGGCTGTCGGCACAGAGCCGGAGCCCAAGGCGGAGCTGCCGGAGGAGGCCGGCGAAATGCCCGAGGAGAGCGGCGCGAAGCGGGAGGAGGTCCAGGAGTCTTGA
- the hpt gene encoding hypoxanthine phosphoribosyltransferase, translated as MKEKSMLDDIQRELFTKEELAAIVSRIGREISWDYRGKNLLMVSVLKGSVVFMADLMRAVTEPLSIDFMVVSSYGKGVKTSGVVKIVLDLNIPLEEYDLLIVEDILDSGKTLSYLREVLEARNPKSIRICTLFDKPERREADVTPDYVGARIPDAFIVGYGLDYAGKYRNLPFVGVLKPEIYE; from the coding sequence ATGAAGGAAAAGAGTATGCTGGACGATATCCAGCGGGAGCTTTTCACAAAGGAGGAGCTGGCGGCCATCGTCTCGAGGATAGGCCGGGAGATAAGCTGGGACTATAGGGGGAAGAACCTTCTGATGGTCAGCGTCCTGAAGGGCTCTGTGGTGTTCATGGCCGACCTTATGCGGGCGGTGACGGAGCCCCTGAGCATTGATTTTATGGTGGTATCCAGCTACGGCAAGGGGGTAAAGACCTCCGGTGTGGTGAAGATAGTGCTGGACCTGAATATCCCCTTGGAGGAGTATGACCTTTTGATAGTGGAGGATATTCTTGACAGCGGCAAGACCCTGAGCTATCTTCGGGAGGTCCTGGAGGCCAGGAACCCAAAGAGCATAAGGATATGCACACTGTTCGACAAGCCCGAGCGCCGGGAGGCCGACGTGACCCCGGACTATGTGGGCGCAAGGATACCCGACGCGTTTATCGTGGGGTATGGGCTCGATTACGCGGGAAAATACCGCAACCTGCCGTTTGTGGGCGTTTTAAAGCCCGAGATATATGAATAA